Below is a window of Leptospiraceae bacterium DNA.
AGTGTTCTGCTTTGATTTCTTGGAAGGCGAGAATATCTGCCTTTTGTTTTTTGATAAATTCGAATAAGCCTTTGCTTTTTGCTGAACGAATTCCATTGCAGTTGAGGGTAATTAATTTCATTGTGAATATTTTCCTTTTCTAGAATGAATGATTAAAATGATTAGTTATTATGGCTATTAAAATTAAGAAAATTAGTATAAAAAATGAATCCGACTATTTGGATATTTTAAAAAGAGCAAAGAGTGATATCTCTGAAGCCTTTGACGTTGTAATTCCTATTCTAAAAGATGTAGAGCAAAACGGAGATGCGGCAATTCGTCGTTACACCGAGAAGTTTGATAAAATAGCTCTTGACAATTTCAAATTTGAAACCAATAAAATCGAAGCAAATATTCCCGAAGAATGGAAGAAAGCCTTAGAAAAAGCGAAGTCAAATATCCGCCAATTCCATTCAGCTCAATTAAAAACTAAAACAGAAATAAACGTTAGTGGAAATAGACTTGGCATTAAATACACTCCTGTAGAATCTGTTGCTGTATATGCACCGGGGGGAAAGGCTCTTTATCCTTCCTCGGTATTAATGGGTGCCATTCCTGCCAAGATCGCAGGTGTAAAACATGTATCCTTAGTTACTCCACCTTCGAAAGAAGGGGGGCTCAATCCGGTATTATTATACGCCGCTCAAATCGCAGGAGTAGATACAATTTATACTGTCGGGGGAGCCCAAGGCATAGCTGGATTAGCCTACGGAACAGAGACTATAACGAGGGCAGAATTTATAGTAGGACCGGGAAATCGTTATGTTACCGCCGCCAAATCGTATTTAGCCGGAGTAGGGCAGATTGGAATCGAAAGTCCCGCAGGACCTAGTGAAGTGTTAATCATTGCGGATAAGACTGCTAATCCACAATGGGTTGCTTGCGATATGCTGTCCCAAGCGGAGCACGGAGAAGACTCTGTTGCAATCCTCACTACAGATTCAGAGGAGTTGGCAAACCAAGTTGCTCTCGAATTAAAAAAAGCATTAGCCGAAAGACCTAAACGTCGCGAAATGAAAGAGAAAGCTATTGACGATAATAGTTATATATTAATATTTCCTAATATAGCGGAAGCGATAGATTTTTCTAACCTTTATGCTCCGGAGCATTTGGAAATCATCACAGAGAATTACGAAAAAGACTTTGAAGGAATCGTTCATGCCGGCTCTGTATTTCTTGGTCCTTATTCTCCTGTTGCAATGGGGGATTATATCTCAGGGACTAATCATGTTTTGCCGACAGCAGGTGGAAGTAGAATCTATTCCTCTTTAGGTGTAGATACATTTCTAAAACGAGTCACCTATCAAGAGATTCGTCGCGATTCACTGACAGAATTATACCCGTATGTAAAAACTCTTTCCGAAATAGAAGGACTAGACGAAGAGCACGGAACTTCTGTATATTTAAGAACTCTATAAAATAAAAATAACAGGATAGAAGGATGAAAAACGTAAAAGAAATTGTGGATGGCATTTTAAATTCCAAGATTGCTATTGAGAGATATTTAGCGGATAATGAGAGTTTATCCAAGAACACCAAGCCACTCTTTCTTGCGTTTTGGGATTTTGATGGAACCATACTCAAAGGAGATTGCTCGGAGGGTCTAAATGAGCCAAATGGTTTTAAAGGACTAATGGAATTAGGCGTTTTAAATGGCCATTCTGCCGAGTTTAAGGGTGAGTCAGGTGTAGATGCATTCTGGAAAAAGTATAGAGAAATGGAAAGCGTTAATAAGAAAGAGGCATATATATATTTGCCTCGACTCTTTTCTGGAACTAAGGAAGAAACGATTCTAAATTTAGCAAAGAGCATTTTAATTCTGTCATGCGTAATTTCTACTTTCCATCCTCTATTCAGATTCTAGAGCAATTAAAAGCGAATGGAATTGATTCGTATATACTCTCTGCCAGTGCCCATTTTTTTATCAAAGGCTCAGCCGGCACCCTTCCAATTGATGCAAATCATATGTTTGGAATAGAAATGAAAATTTTAGATGGAGTTATTACCCTAGAAGAAATAGAGCCTGTCACCTATGCAGAAGGAAAGACTGAAAAATTAAAGCTAATTGTAAATAGCCTCATGCAGGACGAAAAGACAGCGCAAGTTTTTATTCTCGCTGGCTTTGGAAATAGCTTTCACACAGACGGTCCCTTTTTGCAATACATCGCCGAACAACGACTATTAGCCGGTAACCCTACAACAGTAATGATTAACGGTGGTAATGCGCCCGAAGAATATGATGGAATCTTTAGAGAGGTGAATTTTGACATATAGGATAATAAATTGTCTATTTAAAAAAGATAGCTGGTCGACAGAAAGAGTATCGATTCCGGCTGACGTCCACCGCTTTTGGAAAAGATAGAATAATTGACCAAGGCTAGATGAATTTTAAATACTTCCTCTTCTTTGCTTGGAAAAGCATTCCAACTTACGCCTACTGCGAGTCCGAGAGAGCGTTGATTGATTCCTTTGCTGTCATAGAATCCGCCTGATTCAATACCTCCGCGAATTTGAAAAGGGGAATCTTTTAGAGTTTGCTCTAGACCAAGGCTGAGTTTTACTTCTGCTCCAAGTCCTCTATCTAGACTCGGTCTTGAATTTTGTCCATTCAAATCGAATGTGCTTCGTTCCCAGAAGATTTTTCGAACCTCGGAGTAAATGACTGTTTGCTGCAACTGAAAGCTATAACCGACAGCAGCATATTCGGGTAGCCGCTCTTTTAAATTATCAACTCCTCGATAGCCTTCTAATCGAAACGCACCGGGGCTTTGCATTGATAGTCCAAAAAGATGCTTTTCCTTTTTATAAGAAAGAGAAGCAGTAGGGCTAAGAGAAAAACTGGATTGATAGCCACCTCTATAGACTACACTCGGTCCAATTCCAAAAGACGCATTCCAATTCTCTGAAAACTTATAACTCCAAAAAAGAGAGAATGTATAATTGGACATGGATTCATATCCACCGGGAAAGTTTTGATAAAAACTTTGTTTGCCCGTAACCCCCCAGCCATTCTTAGCATCTATTGGAATATAAAAGCCAGCAGAGAGTGGTTTTACTGCGCTGTATTTTCCTTGGTCTGTAGAAACAGTAACGCCTCCGTCTACGATGTATTTTTGGTTGGAAGAAAGGATTGCGGGGTTGCTGTAAAGATTTGCCGAGGGATTATTTAAACCTACACCGAGGGATGCCATTCCTGCCGGGGAAGCATGAGTAAAGCTTAAATCGTAAGGTCCATATTTATCTGCGAACAAGGGAAACGCAAGAATCAATGTAAGAAATAAAAGGTTTTTCAATCTCATTGTCTATACAAGTCTGGATATTGAGCTTTAAAGGCAATGAGTTTATTGGAGGAGTTTAAATGAAAGTTTCTATAATTGGTGCTGGTGGTTTGACGGGAAGAGAGTTGATTGGTTTACTTGCCAATCATTCTGAGATTGAGATTGTTCATATTACGAGTAATAAAACAGCGGGAAAAAAAATCTCAGAAGTGTTTCCAAATTTGAGATTTAAAAATGACTTAGTTTTCAAAACCCATGAAGAGGAAATTCCAAAAGATAGTTTGGTTGTCCTCGCTGTGCCGAATGAAGTCTCTCTTGATATGACACCTAAGCTATTAGCCGCAGGGCATAAGGTAATTGATCTATCTGGCGCCTATCGTTTACACAATAAAGAATTATTTGAAAAATTCTATGGGCTTAAGCATGAATCCTTTGAGTTAATGCAAAAAGTTGTATTTGGAATTCCTGAAATGTTTAGAGAAAAAATAAAAGGCTCTGATTTTGTTTCTAATCCCGGGTGTTATGCGACTTCTGGTTTAGTGCCCCTTTTTATGCTGGGAGAGCTTAGAGAAAGAATCCAAGGCGCCATTGTCATCGATTCCAAATCAGGTGTAAGTGGAGCGGGTGGAAGAACGGAGGATATTGGGTTTACATTCACAAATACCTATGAAAATTTTCGAGCATATAAAATTTTATCTCATCAACACACTCCTGAGATTGAGGAATACGGTGGTTATGCGATGAAAAATAAATTAGCAAAAATTGTTTTTACTCCGCACTTATTGCCAGTGTATAGAGGAATCCTTTCAACGTTTGTAATTCAATTTGATAAAGCAATTGATCCATCTGAAGTAGCTACTCAATTTTCAAAATTTCAATCCGAACCATTTATAAGAATTTATAAAAAACCAGAAGAAATTGAATTGAAAAATATTCAAAATTCAAATTTCTTGGATTTAAGTTATCGAGTCGAAGACAATATTTTAGTGCTTGTGTCTGCGCTTGATAACTTAGTGAAAGGTGCTGCAGGGCAGGCTCTTCAAAACATGAACTTAATGTTAGGTCTAGATGAGCGTAAAGGTCTTTTGGCAAATGAATAAAAAAGTTATAAAAATTTGCTTTTTTTCTTTGAATTGTCTTTGACTTTTCTCTGCTATTGAAAAAACTGACATAAGCAACGGACGAGTCGTTAGCTCAGTCGGTAGAGCATTTCACTTTTAATGAAGGGGTCTCGGGTTCGAATCCCGAACGACTCAATTCGTTGCATTCTCGGTGCCATCGTCTAGTGGTTAGGACACCAGGTTTTCATCCTGGTAACCGGGGTTCAATTCCCCGTGGCACTAAAATTCCTACCTCCTTAACAAACTAGCATTATTGCTAATTTGCTAAAACAATCTCTCAGAAGTTCTGCCTTTAATATCCCGCAAAGCAAATAGTTTTGAGTCAAGGCTATCATAAAAGAATAAACCACAAAGACTATAAAGAAAGATCATTCACTTTGTGTGCTTTGCGAAAACCATTGTGTCCTTTGTGTTTTAAAAAATTACTCCTTTGATTATTTGAACGTGTTCAAATATTATGCTTGACTTTTATTTGCGTCTTATTTAATATGAACATGTTCAAATTAAAGGAGAACGCCATGAAAACAATTCAAGTATCCATTCTTTTAATGTTAATATCTTCCGGTTTGCTTTTTTCGCAAGAGATAGAAAACGCAGACTGTGAAATTCAAAATTTAAAATGCATCCAAACCAAAATTCAAAAAGGGGAATATCGTTACGAGGATTACAGTCGTAAGAGTTCCACTGGTAGGACAACTCTACATTATGCGGTAGAAGCCAAAAATTTCGACGTAGTCAAAATGATTGTGGCGAATAACGCAAGTTTAGTAGGGATAGCAGATGAATATGGAAACACAGCACTCCATCGCGCAGTAGCTCTTAACCAGAGACAAATGGTTGAATACTTACTCCAATCCAATTCTGATTTAGAAATAAATAAGGCTGATAGAAATGGAGAAACCATTTTAGATATTGCCAATGCAAGCGGATACACCGAATTAGCCGAATATCTTGTAGGCAAAGGTGCTCATATAGGTAATAGCAATAAATCTGCAAATGCAACACTATGGGTATATTCTGTGTATGTGCTAATCAGCATACTTGTAACAGTCTGGGTCGCGAGGACTCTTTCTAAAAACGGACGAATATTTTTAATCGATGCATTTCACTCAGATGAACTCGCAGACTCAGTGAATCACTTGCTTGTAGTTGGCTTCTATTTAATCAATCTAGGCTATATTACAATCGCTCTTAAGATTGGACTTAAACCTACAAATGCAGTGGAAGCATTGGAAATTCTAAGTTTCAAAATCGGGTTAGTAATATTACTTTTAGGTTTTATGCATTTCTTTAATTTGTATCTTTTTGGAAGACTCAGAAAGAGAACTCTACTTAAAAAAGAATTGGGTATCGATCAAAATGTAGCTGTAGTAAGACCAGTGTAGAAAAAAATGGGAATTATCGGTTTACCCCTGTCACCTCGAACAGCGTCCACCCGCGCTTGGTCGCGCTCAACGCCTTCGCACGTGAGAGGTCTATTTAGCATAATATGATTGTTATATTGCCCTATAGATTTCTCACTATTCATTCGCTAACGCTAGTTCCGTTAAGCGATGTTCGAAAAGACTGTTCAAACCTTTACCTTAATGACCGAGTTACTCATGATAAAGAAAAATAAATCTTCGATAGCAAACAGAAAAGAAACCGAAAAATCAAAGCGGACAAAAGAGCTTATTTACTCAACTGCCATTTCTTTATTTCAAAAAGAAAGCTATGAGAAAGCAACTATGCGACTCATAGCAAGTAAAGCTGGGGTTGCGCTTGGAGCTACTTATTATCATTTTAAAACCAAAGAAGACATTGTTATGTATTTCTATACAATCTCTCAAGACGATGCCAAAATTCAAAGTCTAGAGTTTTGTAGAACCACAGAAGATTTTAAATTGCGGTTAAAAAACATTATCTCCTATAAGCTTGATTATTTCTCAGAATATTATAATTTCATTTCTGTCCTAGCCAAACATGCGGCAGATCCAAATCATCCGCTTTCTCCTTTTAGCAAAGAAACAACGGAAGTAAGAGAAGAGGCAATTCAAATTATCCGCGATGCCCTGGAAACTTCCAATTTGAATTTAAAAAACGAAGTAGCACTGCATCTGCCTGAACTTTTGTGGCTATACCAACTAGGTATTATTTATTACTGGATATCAGACACTTCTAAGTCGCATAATAATACAGAAACTTTAATCAATGAAAGCCTAGATTTAGTTTTTAAACTTGTTAAAATGTCTAAGCTTCCTTTTTTTAAAACGATCTTAGGCTCAATATTTAAAATCATAAGATTGGTTAAAGCTCCTAATTAACAGTCAGCTTGTTAATCAAATCTTCCGTTTTACCTAAGAAGTCTACTAATTCATTAAGTTCATCTATTGACTCAGCCTGGGTATTAGCCTGCTCAGAAATTTTCATAATTGCACTTGTTGTTTCGTTCACTGCCATTTCTTGTTCGTTTGTCGCATTATGAATATTAGCCGCATTTCTATTTAATTCAGTTAGGGATTGAATCATACCTAGTTTGTTTCTTTCAAAATTTTTCATTGCTTCATTGCAAATCAAAACAAATTTTTCAATTTCGGAATAACTATTGAAGATTAAGTCAAATGCTTTCACTACATCTTCCACCGATTTACTACCAACCGTAACATCTTCTAATGATTTTTGCACATTTTCTGTAATTTCTTTCGTATGTAGCGTAGATTTCTGAGCGAGCTTTCCGACTTCTTCAGCCACTACAGAGAAGCCCTTTCCTGTTTCTCCAGCTCTTGCTGCTTCGATTGCTGCATTGAGTGCGAGTAGGTTTGTTTGATAGGCTATCTCACGCATAACGTTTACAACTTTTGAAATTCCAACTGAAGACTCGCGCATATTATTCATGGATAATCCTGTTTTACCGATGACAGTGCGTCCGTTTTTGATAATTGAATTTAATTTTTCATTTAGAGATCGCAATGATTGCAGTGCGCTCTTTAATTGTCCAAAGTATGTTTCGTTTTCATCGACTAGCTTGATTGTATTTTTGGATAGGCTATTTTGATCTTCTGTTGCCGCGCTAATATTTCTAGAAGCAGCCGAGATTTGTTCCATCGAAGAAGAAGTTTCTTCAGAGCTGGAAGCTTGCGTCATAATGGAAGTTTGAACATCGCCTATCGTATTTTTAACTTTCTCTTTCAATGCCCCTAGTTTGATCACGGAAGTTTTTAAATTTTCTACTATCTTGCTGTTTTTATCAAGAGACAACCTTAAAATTCCTTCCTTCTCATGCGCATTTAAAATTGCAGTCTTGCTCAAATCAGTTAATAAGTAACTTATGAAAATGGAAACCATTAGAAATAAATCAATATTAAAAGGATCGGGTAATGGATAATGGTTTAAATTAAAGCCACCTTCACGGGCTATAAATTGAACTCCTAAGTTTGCGGCGAGAATTTGTATAAAAACTTCCTGTAAAAAAACTAGACTTCCTGTGAATAAAGCAAATTTGCCGTTATAGCGCAGTGGTATCATTGCCACATAAAGATAACAGGCTGAAAAAAGGACTTTTTCCTTTAGAACATAGTCGCCACCATTTTCTAGAATTAAAGCTTGCATTGCTCGAATAGAAAAAATAATGAACACATCTAGGAATGAATTTATGTAGATGATCCGAATATCAAACTCATTCTTACTTATCTTGCTTCTAGAATAAAGTGTATATAACAGTATACTGATTGTTCCCAAGGTGTATGCTAGGGTTAATGTCGAGTTTGCTACACTAAGAGATGTGACAGTAGCTATTGCGTATAAAACAACAAGTCCTAATCGAATTCGATTCACGATAATTTCACCACGCACTATGGGTAAATCTGTAGACACTGAGTTCATAAAAACCTTCTTTATTCCTCTATCGGATAATTCCCAATAATTTTGAACTTAAACAGTTCTCTCTTATATTTGTAGATAAAAAAAGCCCTTTTGAAAACGTATCCTTAGAAAACTATGAAAAATTCC
It encodes the following:
- the hisD gene encoding histidinol dehydrogenase, with translation MAIKIKKISIKNESDYLDILKRAKSDISEAFDVVIPILKDVEQNGDAAIRRYTEKFDKIALDNFKFETNKIEANIPEEWKKALEKAKSNIRQFHSAQLKTKTEINVSGNRLGIKYTPVESVAVYAPGGKALYPSSVLMGAIPAKIAGVKHVSLVTPPSKEGGLNPVLLYAAQIAGVDTIYTVGGAQGIAGLAYGTETITRAEFIVGPGNRYVTAAKSYLAGVGQIGIESPAGPSEVLIIADKTANPQWVACDMLSQAEHGEDSVAILTTDSEELANQVALELKKALAERPKRREMKEKAIDDNSYILIFPNIAEAIDFSNLYAPEHLEIITENYEKDFEGIVHAGSVFLGPYSPVAMGDYISGTNHVLPTAGGSRIYSSLGVDTFLKRVTYQEIRRDSLTELYPYVKTLSEIEGLDEEHGTSVYLRTL
- a CDS encoding N-acetyl-gamma-glutamyl-phosphate reductase, with product MKVSIIGAGGLTGRELIGLLANHSEIEIVHITSNKTAGKKISEVFPNLRFKNDLVFKTHEEEIPKDSLVVLAVPNEVSLDMTPKLLAAGHKVIDLSGAYRLHNKELFEKFYGLKHESFELMQKVVFGIPEMFREKIKGSDFVSNPGCYATSGLVPLFMLGELRERIQGAIVIDSKSGVSGAGGRTEDIGFTFTNTYENFRAYKILSHQHTPEIEEYGGYAMKNKLAKIVFTPHLLPVYRGILSTFVIQFDKAIDPSEVATQFSKFQSEPFIRIYKKPEEIELKNIQNSNFLDLSYRVEDNILVLVSALDNLVKGAAGQALQNMNLMLGLDERKGLLANE
- a CDS encoding ankyrin repeat domain-containing protein; its protein translation is MKTIQVSILLMLISSGLLFSQEIENADCEIQNLKCIQTKIQKGEYRYEDYSRKSSTGRTTLHYAVEAKNFDVVKMIVANNASLVGIADEYGNTALHRAVALNQRQMVEYLLQSNSDLEINKADRNGETILDIANASGYTELAEYLVGKGAHIGNSNKSANATLWVYSVYVLISILVTVWVARTLSKNGRIFLIDAFHSDELADSVNHLLVVGFYLINLGYITIALKIGLKPTNAVEALEILSFKIGLVILLLGFMHFFNLYLFGRLRKRTLLKKELGIDQNVAVVRPV
- a CDS encoding TetR family transcriptional regulator, which produces MIKKNKSSIANRKETEKSKRTKELIYSTAISLFQKESYEKATMRLIASKAGVALGATYYHFKTKEDIVMYFYTISQDDAKIQSLEFCRTTEDFKLRLKNIISYKLDYFSEYYNFISVLAKHAADPNHPLSPFSKETTEVREEAIQIIRDALETSNLNLKNEVALHLPELLWLYQLGIIYYWISDTSKSHNNTETLINESLDLVFKLVKMSKLPFFKTILGSIFKIIRLVKAPN